The nucleotide sequence GCATTTTTAAAGACAGAAAAGAATTTTTAGGCTCTCTTATTCAACAATTAAATGACATTTATAATTACATAGACATGCACAATCAAACGCGATCAACCTTTGATAAGCTCCTGCGTGTAGACACAAGGGATTACCCTCCCTCAGCAATACGAGAAGCACTTTTAAATCTACTGGTACATAGAGACTATTCTTTTAGTGCAAGTTCTTTGATAAGCATATATACGGATAGAATCGAATTTGTTTCAATAGGCGGACTTTTACCCGGAATCTTGCTTGAAGATATTATGCTGGGGCTTTCCATATGCAGAAACAAAAATTTAGCAGGTGTGTTTTACCGTCTTCACCTTATTGAAGCTTATGGAACAGGCATGAGTAAAATTATAGGTGCCTACGAAAATCTTACACAAAAACCGATAATCGAAAATACTGCAAACGCTTTTAAAATCGTACTTCCCAATATCAATACAAAATACCTTCCGCAAAATAATGATAAACTAAAGGATACGGAAATAAAAATAATTGAATTTATAAAAAAGAAGAAAAAAGTATCACGCACCGATATAGAACAAAAATTTGATATGAGTTCATCAAGTGTATCAAGACTTTTAAAGAGTCTTACTGAAAACGGAATTATACTAAAGGACGGCAAGGGAAAAAACACACAATATATATCAAGTTAAATTCCCCTACTTTTTTGCCTCAGTCTTCTCGTCTTTTAGCTCCAGACCTTTTTCAAATAAAAAGCTGATGTAGTAGTCTTCAATCGTATTTTTAGGGCCGGCGGCGTTGAGGCGCTTGCGGGCATCGGCATTGTTTCGGCGCTGTACATATGAAGAATAAAAATGGCGAGGATCGGAATTATCAAAATCCAGTTTTTTATTTAAGAGCTTGGCAACATCTTCCCTGCCCATTGCAGGTATTTTACAGCTTACCAGCTGATTGCGTACATAGAGAATATCTTCATATGAGATGCCGAATAAAAACTCTTCCAGAGACTGCCCTATAATCTTATTGGATAGTTTTGCAAGCATAAAACTTTGCCAAGAATCATCCAATTTGGAAGAAAGCAAAAAAAGCTCGCTGGTGCCCATCATCGTACCGAATACCGGAGCTATTGTGTCACGGGCAGTCCAAACGCGGGTTAGAACGGGAGCAAAAGAAGTCGTGTTTTGATCCAAACGGTGCTCCCAAAGATAGGTTAAGGCATTTGCTACCTTTTCTTGTTTTTGTTTATCCAAAATATTGCTATCCAAAATCGAAATATAAACATCTTCGGACATAATCGTAAACATGATATTCATAGTAGCCGCTCTAAGTTCTTCAATTTTTTCTTCCGAAAATGATGAATTTGAAGCGACCTTGGTAAGAGCAGAAAATATATGGAATTTTGCTACAAGAAAACCGCGGCCCAATACAGCCTTTGTGGGCATTGAAAGAGTACGGGCATCGGAAGGAGTTTTACACAAAGTTTCTATGAGTGTTTCTTGACTGCGCTTTTGGCCTGCAAGAACGCCTGTCTCATGGATTGAAGGAAAGCAGGAAATCGCAGCCGACATTCTTTCCAAGTCCATGAGTTTCTTTCCTATTTCCAAAACAGTAGTCTTATATTCTTCATTCAATTGTTCAAAAGCATATTTGACCAATGTTCTTTCATGATCATTTAGAACAACTATGTCTGTAGAGATTATAGTTCCGAGTCCTGCATTATCTATTGTCATATTTTTTTCGCAACTTCTCCAATATGCAATTACCTAATGTGTAGAAAAGATATTATACCATATTATAACGAATTTTAAAAGGGCTTTTTTATCTAAAACCATAGAAATTTGGTAAAAACAGGCGGTACTCATTGACATAAAGCCTTTTTACATGCAATATATTCATTCATAAATGTTAGTTCGATACGGTCAAAATGCCGAAGGAAAGCAGGTTCGGCAGGCTTTGGTCTATACTAAGGATGAGCACAAGATTGCTCTCGAAAAAATAGACATTGAAGCCGTAAAAATTATACAGCGTTTAAATTCTCAAGGTTTTGAAGCCTATATAGTAGGAGGAGCAGTAAGAGACTTATTGATAGGTCATGTTCCAAAAGATTTCGATATAGCGACCTCAGCCGAACCTTCAAAAATAAGAAAAATGTTCCGTAATTCCAGAGTAATAGGCCGGCGTTTTAGGCTGGTTCATATATTTTTCGGAGAAAAGATATATGAGGTAAGCACCTTTAGATCAACGGAAGACGGAAGCATAGGAAACAAATTCGGCACAATAGATGAAGACGTTCACCGAAGGGATTTTACTTTAAATGCTCTTTATTACGACCCCATACATGAACTTGTAATCGATTATGTAGACGGCGTTAAGGATATAAGAGCAAAAAAAGTAAGACCTATTATTCCCCTCCAGCTTATATTTTCGGAAGATCTGGTAAGAATGATTCGGGCTATAAAGTATGCAGCAATGACGGATTCCGGTATTCCGTTTTTTCTTCAGCTTCAAATACGAAAAAATGCCCATCTTTTGGAATTTGTATCCCCTTCAAGAATAACCGAAGAAATAAATAAGATTATTTTTAGCGGACATGCAAGCGATATTATAAAAAGACTTTTGGATTTTAAGCTCTATGTTTACCTGCAGCCGGGAGCCTGCGCCTTTATAGATTCATCTTCAAAATTTAAAAAGATATATATAGAAAATCTTGCTCTTCTGGATAAGGAAGTTGACGCTAAACCTCAAATAAAACAGGGAGAATGTTTAAAATCATTACTTAAAGATTACATCAGACTGATTGCAAACCCCGAAGGGCCGCCGCAAGAGGTTTATACCTATGTTTACAAAGAATGCAGACACTTTATTCTCCCCATGAATCCTCAAA is from Treponema denticola and encodes:
- a CDS encoding RNA-binding domain-containing protein, which produces MIFQESETIELKEKIDENIKKVIVSFANCKGGTLYVGIKDDGKVVGIKDIDNSMLQLSNMIRDSIRPDITMFVNYKITKTQGKQIIQISVQRGSNRPYYLAKKGLRPEGVYVRQGSSSAPASDTAIRNMIKETDGDIFEEMRSTEQNLTFNALSKEFKARNLDFGTKQKQTLKILNQDGMYTNTGLLLSEQCVHSVKAAVFEGRDQSIFKDRKEFLGSLIQQLNDIYNYIDMHNQTRSTFDKLLRVDTRDYPPSAIREALLNLLVHRDYSFSASSLISIYTDRIEFVSIGGLLPGILLEDIMLGLSICRNKNLAGVFYRLHLIEAYGTGMSKIIGAYENLTQKPIIENTANAFKIVLPNINTKYLPQNNDKLKDTEIKIIEFIKKKKKVSRTDIEQKFDMSSSSVSRLLKSLTENGIILKDGKGKNTQYISS
- the pcnB gene encoding polynucleotide adenylyltransferase PcnB, which gives rise to MLVRYGQNAEGKQVRQALVYTKDEHKIALEKIDIEAVKIIQRLNSQGFEAYIVGGAVRDLLIGHVPKDFDIATSAEPSKIRKMFRNSRVIGRRFRLVHIFFGEKIYEVSTFRSTEDGSIGNKFGTIDEDVHRRDFTLNALYYDPIHELVIDYVDGVKDIRAKKVRPIIPLQLIFSEDLVRMIRAIKYAAMTDSGIPFFLQLQIRKNAHLLEFVSPSRITEEINKIIFSGHASDIIKRLLDFKLYVYLQPGACAFIDSSSKFKKIYIENLALLDKEVDAKPQIKQGECLKSLLKDYIRLIANPEGPPQEVYTYVYKECRHFILPMNPQRKELEFAVKSVLNDLGIKVSMERSQVRPAKLGKQVKLRRKKKAKKQEALKDTE